The Novipirellula aureliae sequence CAAAAACGGAATACACTACCCACAAATTATAGGCGGATATGCGTAGTGCATTCGGCAGACTTGTTGATTTTGACCGCTAATGCACACTGATCGACGCTAATGAAACCCACTTCAAAATGGTCTTCCATATTTGATTAGCGTTCATTAGCGTCGATTAGCGGTTTCCCATCCCAATCCACAGAGCACATGAATTAACCGTTCCACACACACGACTCACAGAAACTCAGACAAAATAAAACGCTTGTATTCCAGTTTCTTGATTGGACCAAAGTTGACCAAATAACCAACGGAGCTGCGACTGATTCGCATATAGTTGATCAATTGTGCTTCGTGTTCGGCACCCAAAACGTTGTGAACCTCAAAGGTGGCAGCCATAAAATCGTATCCTTCTTGCGCAAATGGGCTTTGTTGTTCAGACACCAAAATGCTCCCTTTGAATTTCAAAAATGGAATACACTATCCACAAATTATAGGCGTATATGCGTAATACATTCGGCAGACTTGTTGATTTTGACCGCTAATTCACGCTGATCGACGCTAATGAAACCCACTTCAAAATGGTCTTCCATATTTGATTAGCGTTCATTAGCGTCGATTAGCGGTTTCCCATCCCAATCCACAGAGCACATGAATTAACCGTTCCACACACACGACTCACAGAAACTCAGACAAAATAAAACGCTTGTATTCCAGTTTGTTGATTGGACCAAAGTTGACCAAATAACCACCGGAGCTGCGACTGATTCGCATATAGTTGATCAATTGTGCTTCGTGTTCGGCACCCAAAACGTTGTGAACCTCAAAGGCGGCAGCCATAAAATCGTATCCTTCTTGCGCAAATGGGCTTTGTTGTTCAGACACCAAAATACTCCTTTTGAATTTCAAAAACGGAATACACTATCCACAAATTATAGGCGGATATGTGTAGTACTTTCGGCAGACTTGTTGATTTTGACCGCTAATGCACACTGATCGACGCTAATGAAACCCACTTCAAAATGGTCTCCTGTTTGATTAGCGTTCATTAGCGTCGATTAGCGGTTTCCCATCCCAATCCACAATCTTCGCGATCTGCCGACGCCTCCGCTGGTCCAAAGCCCAAAATGTCCGCACTGTTCGCTTTCCTCGATCTGCCTGCCCGACGAAACCAACCGCTGTCGGCCAGGGCAAGCCGAAAGACGTGCACCGACGCGGTTGCCTGCTACGCCTCGCGATGACCAGCGACCGCTCTACTTGAACACGCAAGGACTTTGGGTCGGCAAAACGGGCGAGATCTTGCCAGTGAAAGAAAATGGAAAAGTCGTTCAAGAGGTACTTTTGCGAGAGATCAACCAAGTCAACCTGTTTGGCAATATCCAACTTTCGACGCAAGCGATCGTGCCGAGCGAACCGAAGAGCTGCTAGGGTTTGAAGGAACCGCCGCTCGACTCTACTTCCAGAGTTTTGCGGGGATGCTTCGTCCAGGCGACCAACCGGCGAACTCCGACGCTGCGTTGAACGGACCGGCGCAATGGTGTTTCGATTTCAACGGGCGCAACCGCCGACCGCCACGTGATCCGGTCAACGCGATGTTATCGATGGCCTACACCCTGTTGGCCAAGGAGCTCACGGTCATCGCTGCCTCTGTCGGCCTCGATCCATACTTAGGCTTCTATCATCAACCTCGCCCTGGTCGCCCGGCGATGGCGCTGGATTTGATGGAGCCTTTCCGTCCCTTGATCGCCGAATCCGTCGTGCTTTCGGCAGTGAACAATCGAATGTTGACACCCGAGCACTTCCTGGCGGCTGGGAAATCAGTCACCATGTCTCAATCGGGTCGCAAAGCGTTCTTCCGAGCGTATGAGTTACGGATGGACCAATTGGTCACGCACCCGTTGTTTGACTACCGAGTCAGTTATCGAAGATTGCTGGAAATTCAGACTCGTTTAATGTCACAAATGATACGAGGTGAGATTGATACATTTCCAGTTTTCGTGACTCGATAGAGAGAGAGCGAATCGCAATCCTTTTTTGTTCTGGTGTGGATGCGAGTGGTCGAGTGCTGCTGAAACCCCCGCCATCACTCGCAGATTGCAACTTCATTCCTCAACACGAGTTACGAACGGGGTAATGTCTCAAGCAGCCTTCTGCACGGCCTCCACGCCGAACCGCTCGCAAGCTTGTGTTAAGCGTTTGTTATTTGTAAACTCAAATCACAGGTCTCTTTCCGCGTTCGAAAGAACGCGGCCTCATTGAAGCGCTGCGGTTGCACAGGCTGTATCCGAAACAAGCGACACTTTCCGCGTTCGAAAGAACGCGGCCTCATTGAAGCACTGCTGTTTCGCTCACAATTTCTCACGTTACTTGCCTTTCCGCGTTCGAAAGAACGCGGCCTCATTGAAGCTGACTTGTCGGTTCGCTATCAGATCCAGCCGATTTACTTTCCGCGTTCGAAAGAACGCGGCCTCATTGAAGCCGAACCAAGTCGGTGCGAGTGTACTCGTCCTTGACGGCTTTCCGCGTTCGAAAGAACGCGG is a genomic window containing:
- a CDS encoding CRISPR-associated endonuclease Cas1, whose translation is MPATPRDDQRPLYLNTQGLWVGKTGEILPVKENGKVVQEVLLREINQVNLFGNIQLSTQAIVPSEPKSC
- the cas1 gene encoding CRISPR-associated endonuclease Cas1 is translated as MLGFEGTAARLYFQSFAGMLRPGDQPANSDAALNGPAQWCFDFNGRNRRPPRDPVNAMLSMAYTLLAKELTVIAASVGLDPYLGFYHQPRPGRPAMALDLMEPFRPLIAESVVLSAVNNRMLTPEHFLAAGKSVTMSQSGRKAFFRAYELRMDQLVTHPLFDYRVSYRRLLEIQTRLMSQMIRGEIDTFPVFVTR
- a CDS encoding GxxExxY protein; the protein is MSEQQSPFAQEGYDFMAATFEVHNVLGAEHEAQLINYMRISRSSVGYLVNFGPIKKLEYKRFILSEFL
- a CDS encoding GxxExxY protein, which produces MSEQQSPFAQEGYDFMAAAFEVHNVLGAEHEAQLINYMRISRSSGGYLVNFGPINKLEYKRFILSEFL